From Streptomyces sp. SAI-135:
ACCCACGTCGCCAAGCAGTTCACCGGCGTCGACGGTTCGGACGTGCCGCTGGACGAGTCGATCACCGCGTTCAACGCGATCTGTGACGGCGAGTTCGACCACTTCCCGGAGCAGGCGTTCTTCATGTGCGGTGGCCTGGAGGACCTCAAGGCCAACGCCAAGGAGCTCGGCGTCTCCTGAACGCCCTGAGTTCGACGTGAACCCTGTGGTTCACACCTGAGGGGGCGGGGCACGTCCCGCCCCCTCTTTCACGCCCACTAGACTTGTAACCAACACCCGGCACAACCGCCGGGTGGTGACCCGAGGAGCCACCTTGGCTGCTGAGCTGCACGTCGCGCTGGTCGCGGCCGACCGAGAGGTCTGGTCCGGCGAGGCCACCCTGGTCGTCGCGCGCACCACGTCCGGCGACATCGGCGTCATGCCCGGTCACCAGCCGCTGCTCGGTGTGCTGGAGTCGGGCCCGGTGACCATCCGCACGAGCGACGGCGGGACGGTCGTCGCCGCGGTGCACGGCGGTTTCATCTCGTTCGCCGACAACAAGCTGTCGCTGCTGGCCGAGATCGCCGAGCTGTCGGACGAGATCGACGTCCAGCGCGCGGAGCGGGAGCTG
This genomic window contains:
- a CDS encoding F0F1 ATP synthase subunit epsilon produces the protein MAAELHVALVAADREVWSGEATLVVARTTSGDIGVMPGHQPLLGVLESGPVTIRTSDGGTVVAAVHGGFISFADNKLSLLAEIAELSDEIDVQRAERELERAKAEGDAAAERRADVRLRAAATR